The Edaphobacter flagellatus sequence ATAGTGTTGTGCTCCGACGCGGCGGCTCATGGTGTAGAAGTACTCGCTGGGATGCGGCTCGGAGTAGAAGACAAGCACTTTTGCCCCGGGAGCGAAGGCGATTCCTCCGAGGCCGCTGCCGTGTGGTCCGGCGATGACCTCGGCTCGCTGAAACATGTCCACCTGATCGCGGAGGCTGAGCTTTTCGGGCTGGATTTCGATAAAGCCGTATCGAGACAACAGATCGACGAGCGCGCGTTCGTTTTTGATCCTGCGGCGCCTGGCACCGGCGCGTGAGAGATAGATCCTGAGGTCTTTGGCAGGGTTCTTCGGCAGCCCGAAGCCGTGGGCAATTCTGCGGCGAATCTCGTCGTAGTAATAGGCATCGTGCAGGTAGCCGTTGCATCTGCCGGAGAGATACGACGGCAGGATAAATCGGTCGGCTCGAATCCACGTTTTGCCCGGGACAGACTGGATTGTCATCGAGGGAGGAGCGACGAGTGCGAGTGTTTCGCGTTGAAAGCTGCCCAGGTCGTCGGTGATGAACAGGGTGAGGGGCTGACCTTCCATGTAGCGTTCGATGGTGAGCAGTTGAGGGAGACAGTCGGCGAACCAGTGCCAGAAGCTGTAGGAGTCGATGCGCTGGATGGTGGAGGCTACTCCAATATGGTGCTCGGTTTGCCGGGGCTTAAAGCTGCGATAGGCGGGGCTAAGCTGGAAGCGATGCGGCAAGAGTACGGAGTCGCAGAAGACCTCGAAGTCCTTGTTAGCAACGAGACCGAGATGAGGGTAGTAGTGGGCAGGCGATACCTCGCAGACAAAGGCTTCGGCGAGCGGGATGGTGCCTGAACCGTAGTTCTTCGCCAAAGCGAGGAATGATTCGTCTCCTGGCTGTGCAATGGAAACTGACTGCGCGGGATGGAGGACACGGTAGCCGTGTACCTCGTGGCCGATGCGATCCTTTGCAGCGATCAGCTTTGTAACGCGGAGCTTTTCAAGTCCCAGACGATCGATCGGCTTCAGAAGGGTCTTGTCGGCCTTCCGGATCACCTTCTTTGCTGCCCAGGTGAGTTTTTCTCCCAGTGCATCAGGGATGAGCTCAAGCCCCGGACCATACGGCTGCTGCATCGAAACCTCCAATCACGGATCGGAAAATCGACTTCAGGCCCTGGGAGTCAGGACAAAACCGGCGATACAAATTACGCAAAGATCAGGTTGAGGATGACCAGAAGTCCAAGAACGCTCCAGGCTAGGGTAGAGGGCTTTTGGTACCAGGCCAGGTGATGCTCAGCTGGTTTGGGAGTAAGCGAGTAGACGAGGCCAACCAGCTCGGAATCAGGCCGCGGCTTCGTGACCAGGCTGACCGCAATGGTGACGATCAAGTTGACGGAGAAGGCGAAGATCGCGGTCCAGAAGTTCTGAGCCATTTCGCTGGAGTACCGATGAACGACGGAGATCCAGCCGCCGTGAATACCAGGAGTGGCGTCCGTAGGCATTGTGAGTCCGTGATGGACGAGAGCGGCCAATGTTCCTGAGATGAGGCCCGTAAAAGCAGCATGACCGGTGGTGCGCTTCCAGAACATGCCGAGAAGGAAGGTCGCGAAGAGAGGCGCGTTGACGAAGGAGAAGACGAGCTGCAGCGCGTCCATGATGTTGTTGAAGCTGGTGGCTGCATAGGCTGCGGCGATGGAGAGGAGAATGCCTCCTATGGTCGCCATACGTCCCATCCACAGATAGTGCGCATCGGTTGCGCGCTTGTTGATGTAGGCCTGATAGATGTCGTAGGTCCAGACGGTGTTGAAGGCGGTTACGTTGCCTGCCATACCGGACATGAAGCTAGCAAGAAGTGCGGTGAGGCCGAGTCCCAGAATGCCGGTCGGAAAGAAGTGCAGGAGCATGACGGGGATGGCAAGATCGTAGTTATAGACGGGCTGTCCGTGGCTGTCGACGATGGCTTTGCCGTTGAGCGGGTCGGTCTTTTGCGGAATGATACCGTGCGGGTGCTGATCGACAAGAGCCGCACCCGTTGAACCAGTAACGATAGCCGTGGGTGCTGCCGAGGTGTGTGAGGTAATGCTAACGGCGATAAGTCCCGGCAGGATGACCAGGAACGGAAAGAACATCTTCGGGATTGCAGCGATCAAAGGGACGCGGCGGGCAGATTCTTCGGAGTCAGCCGCCATGGCTCGCTGGACGACGAGGAAGTCGGTGCACCAATAACCGAAGGAGAGAACAAAGCCGAGTCCCATGACAAGGCCAACCCATTCAACCCCGAGGGTATTGGTATTGGCATGAGCCATACCGCGCCAGGAGTGCGTCATGGCCGCTGGCAGTGTCTGCTTGATTCCCTGCCATCCTCCAACGTTACGAAGGCCGATCCAGACTAGTGGGGCAAAGCCAGCGACGATGAGGAAGAACTGGAGGACTTCGTTGTAGATGGCACTGGTTAGGCCACCCAGGAAGATATACGCCAGAACAATGATGGCCGACAGGAAGACAGAGACATGGAAGATGTACTGATCGGGTACGATGCCGTGGAGAAGTCCCAGGGTCTGGATCAGCAATGCCATCGCATACATGGAGATGCCGGAGGAGAGCACGGTCATGATGGCAAAGGAGAAAGCATTGACGGCGCGGGTCTTTTCGTCAAAGCGCATACGGAGGTACTCCGGTACGGAGCGCGCTTTGGAGCCGTAGTAAAACGGCATCATAAAGATGCCGACGAAGATCATCGCAGGGACAGCGCCGATCCAATAGAAGTGGCTCGTATTGATGCCGTATTTGGCACCCGAGGCCCCCATGCCGATGACTTCCTGTGCACCGAGGTTTGCCGAGATAAAGGCGAGGCCGCAGACCCAGGCCGGGATGGAACGTCCGGCGAGGAAGAAGTCGTTCGAAGTGCGCATATAGCGCTTGAGGGCAAACCCGATGCCCAGGACGAAGGCGAAATAGACCAGCATGATGAGCCAGTCGACGATGGAGAGATTCACGATTCCCCTTCAACAGAACGAGTGTGCTTTTAGTTTACTTCGGCTCAATGTAAATAGTTTCTTCTGCCTCGTCTAGCGTCGTTTACATAGGCCCTAACGGCGTATGGATGCAGCAATTATTCCATTTGCATTGTTCCTGATACCCCGTTAGCAGCAGAAAACCACGAACGAAGGTGGGATGGCAAAGGAGGAAGCTGCCCTTTTTACTTAATGCGAACAAACCTGAATGTGCAAAGCGGCATCAAACGCAATTAGTTTGAGCATCGGTCAAAACAGCTAAGAATGTCCTATGACCGATGTTTTGATGGATTCTGTACGATTTTGATCTATCGGGACGGCCAGACAGTATCGGTTCCTGGCTTGGCCTTTGGGGCGTCCTGCTCTGCACTGGGAACATACTTTTACGGAGATTTTTCCGTATCGAATCCTCAGATGATCTTTGGAGAGAAACGTGGCACGAAAAATGCCAGTTTACTCCTGGAGTAGTTGATGCCGACCACGAAGACGATTCTCCTGGTAGATGACAATGCGGTACAGGCTGCGATCCGACAGGTGATTCTGCGCCGGTCCGGCTATTTCGTCATTACCGCATTGAATCCGGCGCGAGCACTGGAGCAGTTGAGGAATAACGACTTCCCTACTGAGGTTCAACTGGTCGTCACGGACCACGTCATGCCCGATATGAGTGGAACAGAGTTTGTGCAGCAGATCCGTCGGTCCTTTCCGAAGATTCCTGTACTGGTGATCAGCGGCATGGAAGAGGCTGAGGCGTTGTATGACGGGCTACAGGTCGAATTCCGCCTGAAGCCTTTGCCTCCGGAGCAACTGCTCGAGTGCGTTCGAGAGCTGGTTGCAGAACCTGACGCATCGTCCACAGCGGATGTGCCGGCCGCCGTCACCATCCCTTCTGCGCGATAAACGGCGGTTTCTTACCGCCTCCGTTGCTGTTTTCCCTTGACGCTTGAGAGAATGGGGTGGAGGAATCCATGCAAAGCCATCCCATGCCCGAGTTCGGGAGTTTTGCGCTGCTTCTGGCCCTGGCGCTGAGCGCGTATACCCTTGTTGCGGGCGCGGTTGCGCTTTGGCGGTCACGGTCGATGCCTGGTTTTACGGCTGGCGGCGACGGAGCGGGACGGCTGGGCGAGACGGCTCGTAGAGCAGGCATCGCCAGCTTTATCGCGCTAAGCTGCGCAGCATTTGCGCTGGTCTGGGCTGCATTCACCAACGACTACTCGGTTTCGTACATCCTGCACCATACGAACCGCGACCTTAATACGGCCTACAAGTTCTCGGCGCTGTGGAGCGGCCAGGAGGGCTCGCTGCTGTTGTGGGCGTGGCTGTTGAGCTGCTACGGCTTTGTTCTGCGGATGCGTCACAGGGTGGATGTGCGGCTGTCGGCTTTTGCCTCGACGATTCTGGCAGGTATACAAGTCTTCTTTCTATTGCTGCTGAACTTTGCAGCTCCTCCATTTGCGATTCAGCCGGGACCGGTAGCGCAGGATGGCTTCGGGTTGAATCCGCTGCTGCAGTATCCCGAGATGGTGATTCATCCTCCGATGCTGTATCTGGGATATGTGGGGTTCTCAGTGCCGTTCGCCTTCGCTCTGGGCGCACTGATGATGCGGTATCCGGGGGAGAAGTGGATCCACATTACGCGGCGCTGGACGATGGTGACGTGGCTGTTTTTGACCTGCGGCATCTTTCTGGGAGCGCACTGGGCCTATAGCGTACTGGGCTGGGGCGGCTACTGGGGATGGGACCCGGTGGAGAATGCTTCGCTGATGCCCTGGTTGACGGGTACGGCGTTTCTGCATTCGGTGATGATGCAGGAGAAGCGCGGGATGATGAAGACGTGGAACGTCTGGCTGATCTTCTCGACGTTCCTGCTGACGATCCTGGGGACGCTGCTGACGCGCTCCGGCATCGTCTCGAGCGTCCATGCATTTGCGCAGTCGTCGATCGGTGACTGGTTCTACGGATTCATTCTGGTCGTCTTCGCAGTCTGCCTGTTTACGTTTTTCAAGCAGAAAGATCATCTGAAGAGTGAGAACAGGCTGGAGTCGATTGTCAGCCGCGAGTCTAGCTTCCTGTTCAACAATCTCATTCTGCTGACAGCTTGCTTTACGGTGCTCTGGGGGACCCTCTTCCCTGTTTTAAGCGAGTACGTGCAGGGTTCGAAGGTGACGGTAGGCGCGCCTTTCTATAACCGCGTGAATCTGCCGATCGGGATATTTCTGCTCTTTTTGACCGGCATTGGGCCGCTGCTGGCGTGGCGCTCGACCTCGCTGCGCACGATTCGCAGAAACTTTGTTCTGCCATGCATCGCGATGGCTGTTGCTCTGATTGTGTGCATCGTGGCGGGCGTAAGACCGTGGAACGCCGGCGACGACATGCAGGCGGAGCTCTTCTCACTGATCACCTTCACGCTGTCGGCTGGCGTGATTACAGCCATCGCAGCGGAGTTTCTGCGTGGCGCCGGTGTTGTGCGTACGCAGACTGGGAAAAACCTGCTGGCCTCAACGGTGTTGCTGGTGCGGCGGAATACGCGCCGTTATGGCGGCTACATTGTCCACTTCGGCATTGTGGTGATGTTTATCGGAATCGCCGGAGGAGCCTTCAACCAGTCGCGCGAGCAGGAGATGGGTTTTGGCGACACGATGCAGCTTGGCGGCTACAGGCTAGTGTGCCAGAGCTTCACACAGGACTCGAACCCAAATTTCGATACCGAGTACGCGCTACTGGATGTTTACAAGGGCTCGAAGAAGATTACACAGCTTGCGCCGGAGCGCCGCTTCTACATCGCCAGCCAGACGACATCGACGATGGTGGCGTTGCACTCGACACTGGCGCAGGATCTTTATGTGATCTATGAAGGCAAGAACCCGGATACGGATAAGCCGATCATCAAAGTCTTTATCAATCCGCTCATGAACTGGATATGGATTGGCGTGGTGATTGTGGTGCTGGGAACCTTCCTTGCTCTTATTCCCGCGCTTACGAAGTCTCCAGTACGCGCAGCTGTAACGGTTCCCTCGCCAGCCATTGCTGAGCCTGAGGTGCATCATGCTTAGGCGGATGACGACAACGCGATGGGCGCAGGGTGCGTTGGTCTGCCTGCTTGCGGTAGCGATGCTTGGCGCGGATTCAAGCTCACGCTTCGGCAAGCTAGGACACGAGATGGTTTGCGTCTGTGGCTGCGGGCAGATTCTGCTGGAGTGCAACCATGTCGGCTGCCCGGACTCGGACCGTATGATCGGCGAGCTGCGCCAGCAGGTCGCCGGTGGCGGCTCAAATACAGCGATTTTGAATTGGTTCTCGGCGAAGTATGGGCCGACGGTTCTGGCCGCGCCGATTCGCGGTGGTTTCGATAACGCGGCCTGGATCGCTCCTGCGGCGGTCTTTCTGCTTGCCACCGTGGGAACCGGGGTGCTGGTGTCGATGTGGCGTAAGCGTACGCGTCCGAGCACAGCCATAGCTGGAATGCCTGCTCATCCTCTTCAGGATGATGCGCTGCGGGAGAGAATCCGCCGGGAGACGGAGTACTGATGGGAACGGTTGCCGGACTCGTACTGACTATTGCGCTTTTCGTCTTTATCTTCTGGCCGGAGCGCAACCCGTTTTTTCAAGCGGATAAGACACGCCTGGATTATCTGCGGGAACGCAAGGAAGTGGTCTACGACAACCTGCGCGATCTGAACTTCGAGTACCTTGCCGGGAAGTATCCTGAGCAGGACTATGCCGAGCAGAGAGCAGCTCTCGAGAACGAAGCTGCAACGGTGCTCGCGGAGATGGACCTGCTGGAACGCCGCGCGGTAACCGCTCGATAAAGCGCAAGCTATCGCTGTTGCTCTACCTCAGCAATCATTGATTTGACGTAGACTTTAAGGGTGATCCGTCTATCTTTGCTTTCTCGTCGTCTGGCTGCCATCGCAGTTTTGTTTGCAGGATTCGGTGTGCTTGCTTCCGCTGAATCCATCACCGGAACCGTCGTCAATAAAACACATAACAAGCCTTCTGCCGGCGACGAGGTGGTTTTGATTCGGCTGGCCCAAGGAATGCAGGAAGCGACACGGACGACAACGGACGCGAAGGGACGCTTTACACTCGATGTGCCTGATCAGGGTGTCCACCTGGTGCGCGTGACGCACGACAAGGCCAACTACTTCCGGCCGGCGCCTCCAGGAACGCAGTCGGTTGAGGTTGAGGTCTTCGATGCTGCTGTAAAAGTGGCAGGCGTCAGCAGCGAGGCCGACGTGATGCGCATCCAGACGGACGAGAGTGGTAACACGTTGCGGATCGTGGAGAACTTCTTCATCAAGAATGAATCGAATCCACCCAAAACACAGTTCAGCGATCGGCCGTTTGAGTTTTATCTGCCCGCTGGCGCAGTGATTGAGGGCTCAGCTGCACTTGGACCTGGCGGGATGCCCGTGCAGGCTTCGCCGATGCCTTTGGGTGACCCGAATCATTACGCGTTCGTCTTCCCGATTCGCCCGGGCGAGACGCGGTTTCAGATTACGTATCATCTTCCCTACTCCGGCAGCCTGAAGCTCGGACCTAAACCTTCGATGGCCACCGACACGATCGCCATCATGATGCCGAAGAGCATGACTTTTCAAGCAGGCTCTTCATCCGCTTATTCGCCGGTGACGGAGGAGTTGGCGGCACAGACGTATGTGGCGCGGAACGTCTCGCCATCGCAGCCTCTTGAGTTTACGATCTCGGGTGCGGGGCAGCTTCCGCGTGATTCGCAGACTGGTGCTGCAGGTGGTGGAGCGGCTGGCGCCAGTGATACCGGTCAGCAGCCTGCCAGTGGTGCTTCTACGGCCTCCGATACGCGCCCGGGAGGCGGCCTGGGAAACCCCATCGACCCCCAGGGCACGAACGATCCCTGGGCAAAGTACAAATGGTGGATCCTTGGCGGTCTTGGCCTTGCGATGGCTGCAGGCGCAGGCGTGATGCTGAAGAACGGCAATCAGCCTGGGGGAGCTGTGCAAGCAATGGCTCCTGTCGTGCCTGTGGGAGCTGCGCCGCAGGCCGGAGGCGTGCTGACATCCTTGAAGGATGAGTTGTTCGCGCTGGAGACGGATCGTCTTGAGGGGCGCTTGAACGAGACGGAGTATGCAGAACAGAAGGCGGCTATCGAGGTTGTTCTGAAGCGGGCGCTCTCGCGGAAAGAGCCGCCCACGCTTTAGACCTTGTGATTCTGCGGCATGAAGTGTTGAAACCTTTTTGCGATACTGACGCTTATTGGAAGGGACCAGATCGAGTGCTGGAAAAGTTTCTTCGGGCTATACGGATGCTGGCGATGGTGGCATGGGTGGGTGGCCTTATGTTCTTTGCCTTTGTCGTTGCACCGGTTGCCTTCACGCGTCTAGCCAGCCAGCACCAGGCGGGGCTAGTTGTTGGAGGAACACTTGTCATCCTGCATTGGATCGGACTCGCCGGCGGTATTCTCTTCTGCCTTTGCACAGGCATTCTGTGGCTGCGTGCCGAGGTGCCGGCGCGCGTTGGGTTTGCGATTGAAGCGACATTGACCGTGATCATGCTGGTCGTCACAGCTTATTCGCAGTTCAGTATTCTGCCTCGTATGGAGCAGGACCGCGTGCAGGCCGGAGGCGAGATCGAAACTGCGGATATGACGAACCCCGCGCGTGTTCACTTCGAACGATTGCATGTTCTCTCGGAGAGGCTTGAGGGTCTGGTTTTGTTTTGCGGAATCGGTGTTGTTCTGGTGCTGGCGCGCGAATCGCAATGGCCTGAGACAGGTAAACTCAAAGAGTTATGATGTCCTGAGGCTGATGAGACTACGGGCCGAAATGGTTCGTTCTCTTTTATGCACGTCATTTTATGAAAGCTGGCAATACGGCACCGCCCACACGAAGATAACCGATGTCATCACTCTGGTTGAGCCTGACGCTTGGCGTCGCCGCGGCCCTGGCGGATTATCTGGGTGGAGTTCTGCTGGTGAGACGCTCACCTTCTGCGCGCTCGCTGCGGTACTTTGTGGCCCTGGGCGCGGGCTTTATGCTTGGGGCGGCCGTGCTGGAGATGATTCCTGAGGGGATCAACATCAATCCTCGAGGAGCTCCGCTGCTGGTATTGCTGGGGTACTGTGGGGTGCATTTGCTCGAGCATACGCTGGTACCTCATTTTCATTTTGGCGAAGAGACGCACCATGATGAGATTCTCTCTGCCAGAACCAGCTACTCTGTGCTGCTTGGCTTGGCGGCGCATACGTTCTTTGATGGCATTGCCATTGGGTCAGGCTTTGTGATTTCGCACTGGCTTGGCTGGGTGATCTTTATCGCTGTCTTTCTTCACAAGCTGCCGGAAGGATTTACGGTAGCAAGCGTAATGCTCGCCAGCGGACGCGGACAGCGGGCAGCACTCAATTCAGCGATGTTTCTGGGAGCAACGACGCTTGCCGGGGTGCTGGTGATCAATCTACAGCCTGCGTGGGTGCGCGTTGGATTGCCGCTATCGGCTGGCGTGACGATCTACGTCGCGGCAACAGATCTTGTGCCGGAGGTCAACCGAGAACCTGGTATTCGCATGGCTCTCGTCTTTTTTATTGGCGTCGTTATCTTTTTCCTCTTGAAGCTTTTAAGCCCCATTTAGTTTGCCGGAGCAACGACAAGCGTTACAGTCGCTGCGTGCTGAATGCTGTTTCCCGATGCTCCGGTCGCAGTGCCAGTAACGGTAATGGTGTAGCTCTTTGGTGTCTGCGTTGTCGACGTTCCTGTAAAGACGCGATCGCCGCAACCTGTTGCAGAGATCAACGTAAAGAGCGACAGAAGAGCCATGCAAGGCACTGCAATCCGTCTCCTTCGCAGATGCAGCAGAATTGTGGCAAAGGGCAACAGCGCGAAGGCAACACCCATGTTTTGCTGGACGAGTGCAGACCTGGGAGTCGCGACCGTCAAGGTCACGACCGTCGCGCTGGCTCCTGGGGGGACGTAGGCTGGATTAAAGGATGCGGTAGCCAGATTAGGAAGTCCAGCCGCAGAGAGCGATATCTGACTGGACAGTCCGGCTTGAGGTTGCACGGTAAAGGTAAAGTTAGCGGATGCTCCCGATACGATTGTCTGCGTAGTGGAACCTGTTGGGGCTAACGAAAAATCGACGGGACCCGAGGGAGAGCCCGGAATCGTAATTGGTGATGGCGACGAACTGCTCGGCATGAAGTTTCCATCGCCGGAGTAGGCCGCGATCAGACTATGCTGCCCGGTGCTGAGTGTGCTGGTTGAAAAGACTGCATCTCCTGATGCGTTGGGAACAAGTGAAGTGAGTGGGACTCCTTGATCCAGAATCGTAAGGATGCCTGTCGGTGTACCAGAGGTCGTACTTGCGACGTGCGACGTCAATGTCACCGTTTGGCCTGTCAGCGCGGCGGTTAGAGTCGTTGCGGAAGCAGCCTTGGTGATCGTCAGGCTCGGGGTGGAAGCCAGGACATAATTTCTGGCTGCCGCTCCTGCGAGATATACCACGACAGGATAATCACCGGGTGATGAAAACGTGGTGGCTCCAATCGAGAAGGTGGCCGATACGTTTGCCTGATCACGCGCAAGTATTCCTGTCAGTGTGCCGGCAATTTGTGGAATGGTTTGTCCATAGGAGATGGAAGCAGGCACGACAGTGGCCGTTATCGAGATTGGGCTTACCGTAAGTGTGAACGTCTGGCTCTGCGCGGGGCTATGTGTCTGGTCGCCTGTGTAGGTTGCTGTTAGTACATGCTGCCCGGCCTCCAAGGTGGAGGTATCGAATTGAGCCGTATTTGCCGAAAGCGTAACTTCTGCGATGGTGTTGGTGCTTGCAGCACGGCTATCAAAAAAGGTGACCCTGCCAGTGGCTCCTGAAGAATTCAGGCGCGCAGTGATGAAGCCGGAACCGTAAGAGACGACGGATGGTCCTGTAAGCGTGAGCACGCCTGGAATGGTCGTGCCAAGTCCAGCTATGGTCCTAAGCGAGGTGCTGTCGACAACCTGACGGATACGCGCGTTTGCCGTGTCGGCGATGCTCATGGCTCCCGCAGGAGAGAAGGAGACTCCTTGTGGGGTATCCAGACTTGCTTGCACAGGGGCGCTTCCGTCTCCTGCGAACATCTGTGTACCGTCTCCAGCTATCGTCGCGATGGCCCCCGTCGCGGAGTCAATTCGACGTATGCGATGATTCGCTGCATCCGCTATATAAACATTCCCTTGTACATCAAGGGATACACCCCGAGGCAACGCTAGTGACGTTAGCTGACCGTTTCCTGCGAGCGTTATTATTACGCCTGTAGAAGGGTCGACCTTGCGAATGCGATTGTTATTGGTATCGGCGATGTAAAGATTGCCGACTGAATCCACACCAATCCCATTGGGGGAATTCAATAAGGCTGTCGTTGCATTCGCACCTTCGCCATCAAACCCCTGATCTCCACTACCGGCTACAGTCGTGATTCTTCCTGTCGTATCGATCTTTCGGATGCGATGTGCCCTTGCATCTGCTACGTAAAGATTGCCTGGAGTATCTACTGCTATCGCTACAGGGAGATCAAGGCTGGCGTTCAATGCGGAGCCGCCATCCCCGCCAGCCCCTGCAGAGGAGCCTCCTGCAATGGTCGTAATCACTGCGGTCTTCAGATCGACACAACGGATGCGGTGATTATGGCTGTCAGAGATGTAGAGATTGCCTGCATGAACAGCCAAGCCCAGCGGTGAGTCAAGGAGCGCCTGCGTGGCCTGCCCACCATCTCCATCGAACCCCTGGATGCCGGTCCCCGCTATGGTTGTCATATTGCCTGTGTTATCAACCTTGCGGACGATGTGCCGAGCAGTCTCGGCGATATAAAGATTTCCCTGCGCATCAAACGCGATCGCCGAGGGCAGGAGCAGCGGGACGCTAGTCGCTGCAGTCTGCGAATGTGCAACGACTCCCGAGAAAAGCAGGATAAGCACCAATCTTGTTAGATTGGCGCGACAATACAAGGCAAAGGTGCTCAGCAGGCCCATGAAAGAGTTACCGCTGAGCTTACACGATCTGCCCGGTAAAACAGATATCTCTTTAGGTGAGCTGGCACAGAATCTCTGTGCCAGCCGAAGATCCATTATTCTGCGACTGTAGGGTTGCGCAGGCTGCCAAGCTTTTCGATCGTAAC is a genomic window containing:
- a CDS encoding NHL domain-containing protein, coding for MLILLFSGVVAHSQTAATSVPLLLPSAIAFDAQGNLYIAETARHIVRKVDNTGNMTTIAGTGIQGFDGDGGQATQALLDSPLGLAVHAGNLYISDSHNHRIRCVDLKTAVITTIAGGSSAGAGGDGGSALNASLDLPVAIAVDTPGNLYVADARAHRIRKIDTTGRITTVAGSGDQGFDGEGANATTALLNSPNGIGVDSVGNLYIADTNNNRIRKVDPSTGVIITLAGNGQLTSLALPRGVSLDVQGNVYIADAANHRIRRIDSATGAIATIAGDGTQMFAGDGSAPVQASLDTPQGVSFSPAGAMSIADTANARIRQVVDSTSLRTIAGLGTTIPGVLTLTGPSVVSYGSGFITARLNSSGATGRVTFFDSRAASTNTIAEVTLSANTAQFDTSTLEAGQHVLTATYTGDQTHSPAQSQTFTLTVSPISITATVVPASISYGQTIPQIAGTLTGILARDQANVSATFSIGATTFSSPGDYPVVVYLAGAAARNYVLASTPSLTITKAASATTLTAALTGQTVTLTSHVASTTSGTPTGILTILDQGVPLTSLVPNASGDAVFSTSTLSTGQHSLIAAYSGDGNFMPSSSSPSPITIPGSPSGPVDFSLAPTGSTTQTIVSGASANFTFTVQPQAGLSSQISLSAAGLPNLATASFNPAYVPPGASATVVTLTVATPRSALVQQNMGVAFALLPFATILLHLRRRRIAVPCMALLSLFTLISATGCGDRVFTGTSTTQTPKSYTITVTGTATGASGNSIQHAATVTLVVAPAN